Below is a genomic region from Cydia strobilella chromosome 1, ilCydStro3.1, whole genome shotgun sequence.
aaatcgtgaaagtttgaATCAGTGTTAAACATATACAGGTTGATTTTTTAATGGTTCTGATGGGGCAGTTACGAGATTCCATGCTACTACGTGAAAATGGTATTTATTTACTAGTATCAATTGAAAatggttaaaaacaatttttttttaaattgaaagagCTATTCTAATGCTAGAACTTGGGTTGGTCTCAAACAAGTTTTCCTTACCTTGAATAGGGATTTAGAGTCAAACCAACCAAAATCTGCAACtgtcattaaattaaaaattatatatggcAATGTTTTAGCAGTCACTAAACGTTATTCATATGGCATGTGTATTATCAGAATcgtattaaatatttgttgGATTACTTGTGTTTTGTGATCAACGGGGAAACCATGGTAAAACCTTATAAAAGCGGCGTGCGGGAGCTACTTTTCCgcatgataaataattatacaataataaacaatcaGCACGAGGCTATTCAAGCTGAAAAAAGGcaatgtttacaatatttgGAATTGATGACGGGTAAGTGGAATGAAACATCTTAATACTTGCACCATATGTAGACAATATAATATTGGTTTAGATTAAGGTTTCACAGCAAATTGAACACACGTTAATAGGTATAGGCATACTTACCTTATGAACTTCATCTTTAAGTTCCACATTGTTATGTTTTAAATGTAGATGcctgtttaattaaatacatgccTTTTGAAAAGTAAATGAAAATTCCCCGCCGCCaccgccggttcgaatccggccttcaccattggagggcttcgtcactttatctttaatatatgacatctatttcatcTATGGGCGAGACACGAATCGGGCATCAGTTTTTGcgcaattttaaattaaaaattttgaactttatggtcactatttaaataaaatatctttgacAAGCCACATATGAAAGGatacatataagtaggtaggctGTACCAGCATTCCTGCTGTATAGTATTGTGGAGCGACATTGCAGCTTCACTGCCAGTCAAAATCAATGTTGACCTCCTAATCTTCTCCTCGCCttagaaaatatgaaaattgccaAAATATGGATGACGCCAAATGTCACAATCTACAAATATgatttatcaaaaataataataacagtaaCATCTATTGttggaattaaatttatttaatcataatgcGCAGCTTACTTTTTTCATAGACCGTAAATATGGTAGAATATTTCAAAAGTATCAAGACCATTGAATCCATTTTATGTGGTGTTGTCACATactgatttttaaaaactacttcTTATCGAGCGCTGCGGATTATTCTTGATCTAACTTataatcgattggcataaaaatttaCGTTTTTCTCATTGagtgtacatatatgtataatcgtatatatataaaaacgtCTAAAAAACTGGCACTGGTTTTTAGATCGTCTGTAATtcaataatattgtaatttatattcatattcatatttattaataatatacacatacattacacgtcaaaatacaattacaattagtggaataacaattaaaatttcaattaatttaaatatcgaaacaataatagtaaaattatttacagatgttcaaaaatataattacaaaattaaatagtatcacattatattatattctacatTTCCAATATTTCTTGTATGTCATAAAAGGCGTTGTCAATAAGCCATTCCTTCAATTTACATTTACATcacaatttataaaatacattatcatGTGATATGACAGTTATTTTTTCAGGAattgaattatatatttttgggccCAAAGTCTACAGGTAGGGTAGCactgaaaaaaaatactaataatcaCACATATATGTGATTCTGATAGCTTATGAGCATAGTTATGAGTATGAGTAGTTATGTTATGAGTTAGCTATCTATGTTTTATCGTGGCTTTCTTGGGACAACCTGTATTTATAACCTTGCCTGTGGTGCCCTACCATGCATAGCAACCATATGATATGTGACATTGGAAAGCCAATTTGAACTAGCCTAccccctaccctaccctaccctatttGGTAGGTATACCCGGTCAAGACGGGACTATTTTTCGGCGAGTTCGAAGGGcgccacaaaaaaataaattacttaattcTCACAAACTTTTACCTCCGAATGTTAAATGCAAAtgataaaaaagaaaacaaacttttattattaattgactaaataatattgtttaagAGTGATCTACACTCAAAGTTGAATGACATTTTTTTCATCAGGACACCAAACCGAAAAACCTTCTTGGACTAAGATCGGACTAATATCGCTCCAAAGCAAGGAGAATAAGTTCGATTCTTTGAAAACGTCtggtcttttttattaaaaatgaactttttcacacttttttttaacgtttgTAAGTTTTGTAACACACGACACTGATACGACTTATAAGCGGTTACTTACTACAATGTGGCGACAGGGGCGCGGAGTGAAATAGCGTCACACATTATATTGCTAGTGGTATAAAAAATTTACTACTcaaataggtattaaataacgaCTATTTTAGTAGCAATTGCTTACATACGATCTTACCCTCCATCCGATCTTATCCGGGTATACCTTATACTTTATGGCGCGAGAGTACGTAATCAATTGAATGAGTCTAAACTCATTAAATTGATTACCGTACTCTTTTTAACCACCAGTAATACATACGGTGTAATACGTGATAACATACGGTTGTGGTACATTTAATACATATTAGCACCGGTGTTGGTTATGTTACAGAGGAAGAGAAGTACCTACACCTGATGTAAACAAGAAACGTGATCTGTGGAACCAACCTACAGAATCTCACATGCGTACTGATAAGAGCGAACGCACTCTTGCGGATTTCGTAGGAGTGGATGAGGGCACCGAGTAACATACcactatataaatacatacgacGCGCCTCCGCCGAGACTCTCGCCGAAACCGCACCAAGCACAGTCGGCCTGCGCGCGCGACTCCCAGCCCTACTACGCAAATAAATACACGAAAAAATGAATAACGCCGAACTGTACACGAAAAATAACGCGTTACAGAAGAAGGATACATTAGAGTGCCTCGAAGAATTTGCAGCAAAAATTAAATGGAAAAAATACGGTGCCAAAATCATTGACATAGGTTGCGGGGATGGAAGCACTACGACCGATATACTGAAGTCCTTTCTTCCTGAAGACGTTGACGCGATAGTTGGTGGAGATTTAAGTGAGAAGATGGTGAATTATGCGAACGAGCACTACGGGGGCGAGCGGACGGTGTTCCTCCCGCTAGACATCCAGGGTCGGCTGCCGGCCGAGCTGGGCGGCCGCTTCGACCACGCCTTCTCTTTCTTTACCCTGCACTGGATTAAGAGGCAAAAGTAAGTTCTTACAATATTGTTTGTGCCAAACAATgatttttacaaattaattacattgattacCAATTCAATCTTTAGGAACTAACGACTTATTTGGTAACGGCACCAAttaaatacttaggtattttacACGATTTGTGCGTCTCATTATTGACACCACGTTCATTATATAGAGTTTTATTATAATCTAGCTAGCTAGGTTTTAATGACCTTAACAAGAAGTGGCGAATAAAtagcgtaataataataaaccacTAGACCAAACTCAAATGATTACTATTTTGAAATTATGTTGTtagattattaaatttaagttcattttttttaattcctcaaCCTACGTAACCTACCTAGTTACCTGCTTACTTAATTCTTAAATAGGTCGCTCTTGAAAattttacacaaatcaaccATGGCCATTTTTGGATGCGGTTTCCATCAATAGATGGATATTTAGGAGCAAAGTTttgatgtacctacataattataatacgtTCAGGTTTGGTTAGTGTAAATtgattgaaataattatttcgatGATTAGTACCTAAATACATCTACATTGTACCCGTTTGAAGCCGGGACGGGTCGGTATAGTTGTagataaacattaaacagatagatatatttttattttattttaatacttaaatacatcgAATAAATAATTTAGCAATAATATATCCATGTTCATAAAAGAAAATGCCGTTACCTGTATTCGAACCTCACAGAAAACCTTTGGTCTGTATCGAACCTCAAACCACCAGTTTCTCAGGCAAGCGCACTTGCCCAACTAGGCTAAATTGCTGTCTATAATGTAATGAATCGTCCGTTCAGGGCGGCGTTCAGCAACATATACAGACTACTGGACGAGGGCGGCAGCTGCCTGCTGCTGTTCCTGGGCCACATGCCCATCTATGACGTGTTCCGGGTGCTGGCGCGCCGCGACCGGTGGAGCGCCTACTTGAACAACGTCGACAGTTTCACCTCACCGTATCACGATTCTcaggtattttttaaagagtCCGTATtccatacataataataatatacacggtgttatttgaaccactgaaaacctgagacaccccaacagattttttctattttaaacgCATCTTGAGTATTtgttctttaatccgataaatatttaaaaaaatattcgttgtttagttttcttaacaattctatttgaccgataattctacacaagagttttagtgacatcaaacaattgctagttaccatcgtaaacactgttaactgaccatttgcataccttactgcaacgagataaggtttaccaatggccagttaaggatgttgctcattgacaaataacatgtcaaatgctagttattgatattgttgcattacaaatatgtagactgagcatgtaaaaataataataaaattaaccccattaaaatatagcgcaatcgattctcctatcgattctgaacaaactgtttttaggttttcagtgggtcatgaaacaccgtgtatactatatatatatatatgtcccAGGAATGGCACAACTGCAATGCAACGGAATTCGGTACGCTTTGTATAGAAGCTCATACTCGCGCGTACAACTGCGTCCACTAATCGCATCGTACGCAGTCGCAGTTGACGAATCCCGCTCGCTCGTCGACCGGCT
It encodes:
- the LOC134742170 gene encoding juvenile hormone acid O-methyltransferase-like, giving the protein MNNAELYTKNNALQKKDTLECLEEFAAKIKWKKYGAKIIDIGCGDGSTTTDILKSFLPEDVDAIVGGDLSEKMVNYANEHYGGERTVFLPLDIQGRLPAELGGRFDHAFSFFTLHWIKRQKAAFSNIYRLLDEGGSCLLLFLGHMPIYDVFRVLARRDRWSAYLNNVDSFTSPYHDSQDPENEVKTLMTRIGFKNVEVRHQDKFFTFNSLDNCKKAVKAVTPFNIPEDQWPEYLSEYLQVVRDMRMMDVNNNQHESIKCHYKVIVAMGTK